The proteins below are encoded in one region of Ricinus communis isolate WT05 ecotype wild-type chromosome 6, ASM1957865v1, whole genome shotgun sequence:
- the LOC112536681 gene encoding probable LRR receptor-like serine/threonine-protein kinase At3g47570 isoform X1, with amino-acid sequence MNSRLLLYYFSVHCIVLLSSFTLAACVINGNLTDRLALLDFKAKITDDPLGFMPLWNDSTHFCQWYGVTCSRRHQRVAILNLRSLQLAGSISPHIGNLSFLRDLYLQNNSFSHGIPPEVGRLRRLQRLRLSNNSLTGNIPSNISACSKLSEIYFAYNQLEGEIPEELSLLAKLQVISIQKNYFSGSIPPSIGNLSSLQVLSAPENYLSGNIPDAIGQLNNLIFISLSVNNLSGTIPPSIYNLSSINTLNIVYNQIQGRLPSNLGITLPNLQVFAIARNDFIGSIPSSFSNASNLVWLIMSENKLTGRVPSLEQLHNLQILGLGYNYLGLEANDLDFVSSLVNCTNLWRLEIHNNKFHGVLPESISNFSTTFSQLVIAENNISGRIPSSISNLVNLERLEMANNQLSGNIPSNFGNLNMLKVLHLFGNKLSGTIPSSLGNLTMLLTLSFYDNNLQGRIPSSLAECENLMVLDLAKNNLSGSIPLQVFGLSSLSIALDLSANHFTGVIPMEVGNLKDLEQLGISDNMLSGRIPDSLGSCIKLEVLALQGNFFDGLVPSSLSSLRGLRVLDFSSNNLSGEIPEFLQSFDLLESLNLSYNNFEGRVPVEGIFRNASTTLVMGNDKLCGGIPEFHLAKCNAKSPKKLTLLLKIVISTICSLLGLSFILIFALTFWLRKKKEEPTSDPYGHLLLNVSFQSLLRATDGFSSANLIGRGSFGHVYKGFLDEGNVTIAVKVLNLLHHGASTSFIAECEALRNIRHRNLVKVLTACSGIDYQGNDFKALVYEYMVNGSLEEWLHPIPRTEEVEPPRSLNLLQRLNIAIDVASALDYLHNQCTTPIVHCDLKPSNVLLDSEMNGHVSDFGLAKILSESTNSFPVSQSSSIGVRGTVGFAPPEYGVGSNVSTYGDVYSYGILLLELFTGKRPTDDMFKEDLNLHNFAEIAFRDQLAEVADPILLQETAVRETRLNSRKCQRLEECLFSMLRIGVACSTEMPQERMKINDVVTGLHAIRDKLVRIRRH; translated from the exons ATGAATTCAAGATTgcttttgtattatttttctgtACATTGTATAGTACTATTGTCAAGTTTTACTTTAGCTGCCTGTGTGATCAATGGAAACCTGACAGATCGACTTGCTTTGCTCGATTTCAAGGCCAAAATAACTGATGATCCTCTCGGTTTTATGCCATTATGGAATGACTCCACTCACTTCTGCCAGTGGTATGGTGTTACCTGCAGCCGCAGACATCAGAGAGTCGCCATCCTGAACTTGAGATCCCTCCAGCTTGCGGGTTCTATATCACCACACATCGGTAATTTGAGCTTCCTAAGAGATCTATATCTCCAGAACAACAGTTTCAGCCATGGAATCCCTCCGGAAGTTGGCCGGTTACGCAGATTACAAAGATTAAGGCTGTCTAACAATTCGTTGACGGGCAATATTCCTTCCAATATATCTGCCTGTTCCAAGCTTTCTGAAATTTACTTTGCTTATAATCAGTTGGAAGGAGAAATTCCTGAGGAGCTCAGCTTACTGGCAAAGCTCCAAGTTATTTCCattcagaaaaattatttttcaggaAGCATTCCTCCTTCGATAGGGAACCTATCCTCTCTTCAGGTACTATCTGCACCTGAAAACTATCTAAGTGGAAATATTCCTGATGCTATAGGCCAACTAAATAATCTCATTTTCATCTCTCTTTCTGTAAATAATTTGTCTGGTACCATTCCTCCTTCAATTTACAACCTCTCTTCAATAAACACTTTAAATATTGTGTATAACCAAATCCAAGGAAGGCTTCCCTCCAACTTGGGCATCACTCTTCCAAATCTCCAGGTTTTTGCCATTGCGAGAAATGACTTTATTGGTTCTATTCCTTCTTCGTTTTCCAATGCTTCAAATCTAGTATGGCTCATAATGTCGGAAAACAAATTAACAGGAAGAGTACCCTCCCTGGAACAGCTGCACAACCTTCAAATACTAGGCCTTGGCTATAACTATCTTGGTTTGGAAGCTAATGATTTAGACTTCGTCTCATCCTTGGTCAATTGCACCAACTTATGGAGACTGGAGATACATAATAACAAATTTCATGGGGTTTTACCTGAATCCATTAGCAACTTCTCAACTACCTTTTCTCAGTTGGTCATAgctgaaaataatatatctgGAAGAATTCCGTCTAGCATTTCCAATCTTGTTAACTTGGAGAGGCTTGAGATGGCGAATAATCAGCTCTCAGGTAACATTCCCAGTAATTTTGGAAACCTAAATATGTTAAAGGTTCTGCATTTATTTGGAAATAAACTTTCGGGAACCATTCCATCTTCTCTTGGAAATTTGACAATGTTGTTAACTTTGAGCTTTTACGATAACAATCTTCAGGGCAGAATACCTTCAAGTTTAGCAGAATGTGAAAATTTGATGGTACTAGATCTTGCCAAAAATAATCTCAGTGGTTCCATACCCTTACAGGTATTTGGTCTTTCTTCCTTATCAATTGCGCTGGACTTGTCTGCCAATCATTTCACTGGTGTCATTCCCATGGAAGTGGGAAATTTGAAAGATTTGGAACAGCTGGGTATCTCAGATAACATGTTATCTGGAAGAATTCCTGACAGTCTTGGAAGTTGCATAAAACTTGAAGTCCTGGCCTTGCAGGGAAATTTCTTTGATGGACTTGTTCCCTCTTCTCTAAGTTCATTGAGAGGACTTCGAGTATTGGATTTTTCTAGTAACAATTTGTCAGGGGAAATTCCAGAGTTTTTGCAGAGTTTTGACTTGTTGGAGTCGTTAAATTTGTCATACAATAACTTTGAAGGGCGTGTACCAGTAGAAGGAATTTTCAGAAATGCAAGTACAACATTAGTCATGGGAAATGATAAGCTTTGTGGGGGAATACCTGAATTTCATCTTGCTAAGTGCAATGCTAAATCTCCAAAGAAATTGACTCTTCTCCTAAAGATTGTAATCTCTACTATTTGTTCACTTTTAGGGTTATCATTTATTCTCATTTTTGCACTTACTTTTTggttaagaaagaaaaaggaagagcCTACTTCGGATCCTTATGGACACTTACTCTTGAATGTGTCTTTTCAAAGTCTTCTAAGGGCTACCGATGGATTCTCTTCAGCTAATCTTATCGGTAGGGGTAGCTTTGGGCATGTGTATAAAGGATTTCTTGATGAGGGAAATGTGACAATCGCTGTTAAGGTGCTCAATCTCCTTCACCATGGAGCTTCAACCAGTTTCATAGCCGAATGCGAGGCCCTGAGGAACATAAGACATCGGAATCTTGTTAAGGTACTTACTGCATGCTCTGGTATTGATTATCAGGGTAATGATTTTAAGGCTTTGGTTTATGAGTACATGGTGAATGGAAGCCTGGAGGAATGGTTGCATCCAATTCCTAGAACAGAAGAAGTTGAGCCCCCAAGAAGCTTAAATCTCCTTCAGAGGCTAAACATAGCCATTGATGTGGCTTCTGCACTGGATTATCTTCACAATCAATGCACAACACCAATTGTTCATTGTGATCTCAAGCCGAGCAATGTTCTTCTTGACAGTGAAATGAATGGACATGTTAGTGACTTTGGCTTAGCAAAAATCCTTTCAGAAAGCACCAACAGTTTTCCTGTCAGTCAATCAAGTTCAATTGGAGTACGAGGAACTGTTGGTTTTGCTCCTCCAG AGTATGGTGTAGGAAGCAACGTATCAACATATGGCGATGTTTACAGTTATGGAATCCTCTTGTTGGAGTTGTTTACAGGGAAAAGGCCTACAGATGACATGTTCAAAGAGGATTTGAACCTTCACAACTTCGCTGAGATAGCATTTCGTGACCAACTGGCTGAGGTTGCAGATCCTATTCTTCTTCAGGAAACTGCTGTAAGGGAAACGAGGTTGAACAGCAGAAAATGCCAAAGACTTGAGGAATGCTTGTTTTCAATGCTTAGAATTGGGGTTGCTTGCTCGACAGAGATGCCACAAGAAAGAATGAAAATCAATGATGTGGTAACTGGGCTGCATGCCATCAGAGACAAACTTGTTAGAATCAGAAGACATTGA
- the LOC112536681 gene encoding probable LRR receptor-like serine/threonine-protein kinase At3g47570 isoform X2, with amino-acid sequence MNSRLLLYYFSVHCIVLLSSFTLAACVINGNLTDRLALLDFKAKITDDPLGFMPLWNDSTHFCQWYGVTCSRRHQRVAILNLRSLQLAGSISPHIGNLSFLRDLYLQNNSFSHGIPPEVGRLRRLQRLRLSNNSLTGNIPSNISACSKLSEIYFAYNQLEGEIPEELSLLAKLQVISIQKNYFSGSIPPSIGNLSSLQVLSAPENYLSGNIPDAIGQLNNLIFISLSVNNLSGTIPPSIYNLSSINTLNIVYNQIQGRLPSNLGITLPNLQVFAIARNDFIGSIPSSFSNASNLVWLIMSENKLTGRVPSLEQLHNLQILGLGYNYLGLEANDLDFVSSLVNCTNLWRLEIHNNKFHGVLPESISNFSTTFSQLVIAENNISGRIPSSISNLVNLERLEMANNQLSGNIPSNFGNLNMLKVLHLFGNKLSGTIPSSLGNLTMLLTLSFYDNNLQGRIPSSLAECENLMVLDLAKNNLSGSIPLQVFGLSSLSIALDLSANHFTGVIPMEVGNLKDLEQLGISDNMLSGRIPDSLGSCIKLEVLALQGNFFDGLVPSSLSSLRGLRVLDFSSNNLSGEIPEFLQSFDLLESLNLSYNNFEGRVPVEGIFRNASTTLVMGNDKLCGGIPEFHLAKCNAKSPKKLTLLLKIVISTICSLLGLSFILIFALTFWLRKKKEEPTSDPYGHLLLNVSFQSLLRATDGFSSANLIGRGSFGHVYKGFLDEGNVTIAVKVLNLLHHGASTSFIAECEALRNIRHRNLVKVLTACSGIDYQGNDFKALVYEYMVNGSLEEWLHPIPRTEEVEPPRSLNLLQRLNIAIDVASALDYLHNQCTTPIVHCDLKPSNVLLDSEMNGHVSDFGLAKILSESTNSFPVSQSSSIGVRGTVGFAPPGKRPTDDMFKEDLNLHNFAEIAFRDQLAEVADPILLQETAVRETRLNSRKCQRLEECLFSMLRIGVACSTEMPQERMKINDVVTGLHAIRDKLVRIRRH; translated from the exons ATGAATTCAAGATTgcttttgtattatttttctgtACATTGTATAGTACTATTGTCAAGTTTTACTTTAGCTGCCTGTGTGATCAATGGAAACCTGACAGATCGACTTGCTTTGCTCGATTTCAAGGCCAAAATAACTGATGATCCTCTCGGTTTTATGCCATTATGGAATGACTCCACTCACTTCTGCCAGTGGTATGGTGTTACCTGCAGCCGCAGACATCAGAGAGTCGCCATCCTGAACTTGAGATCCCTCCAGCTTGCGGGTTCTATATCACCACACATCGGTAATTTGAGCTTCCTAAGAGATCTATATCTCCAGAACAACAGTTTCAGCCATGGAATCCCTCCGGAAGTTGGCCGGTTACGCAGATTACAAAGATTAAGGCTGTCTAACAATTCGTTGACGGGCAATATTCCTTCCAATATATCTGCCTGTTCCAAGCTTTCTGAAATTTACTTTGCTTATAATCAGTTGGAAGGAGAAATTCCTGAGGAGCTCAGCTTACTGGCAAAGCTCCAAGTTATTTCCattcagaaaaattatttttcaggaAGCATTCCTCCTTCGATAGGGAACCTATCCTCTCTTCAGGTACTATCTGCACCTGAAAACTATCTAAGTGGAAATATTCCTGATGCTATAGGCCAACTAAATAATCTCATTTTCATCTCTCTTTCTGTAAATAATTTGTCTGGTACCATTCCTCCTTCAATTTACAACCTCTCTTCAATAAACACTTTAAATATTGTGTATAACCAAATCCAAGGAAGGCTTCCCTCCAACTTGGGCATCACTCTTCCAAATCTCCAGGTTTTTGCCATTGCGAGAAATGACTTTATTGGTTCTATTCCTTCTTCGTTTTCCAATGCTTCAAATCTAGTATGGCTCATAATGTCGGAAAACAAATTAACAGGAAGAGTACCCTCCCTGGAACAGCTGCACAACCTTCAAATACTAGGCCTTGGCTATAACTATCTTGGTTTGGAAGCTAATGATTTAGACTTCGTCTCATCCTTGGTCAATTGCACCAACTTATGGAGACTGGAGATACATAATAACAAATTTCATGGGGTTTTACCTGAATCCATTAGCAACTTCTCAACTACCTTTTCTCAGTTGGTCATAgctgaaaataatatatctgGAAGAATTCCGTCTAGCATTTCCAATCTTGTTAACTTGGAGAGGCTTGAGATGGCGAATAATCAGCTCTCAGGTAACATTCCCAGTAATTTTGGAAACCTAAATATGTTAAAGGTTCTGCATTTATTTGGAAATAAACTTTCGGGAACCATTCCATCTTCTCTTGGAAATTTGACAATGTTGTTAACTTTGAGCTTTTACGATAACAATCTTCAGGGCAGAATACCTTCAAGTTTAGCAGAATGTGAAAATTTGATGGTACTAGATCTTGCCAAAAATAATCTCAGTGGTTCCATACCCTTACAGGTATTTGGTCTTTCTTCCTTATCAATTGCGCTGGACTTGTCTGCCAATCATTTCACTGGTGTCATTCCCATGGAAGTGGGAAATTTGAAAGATTTGGAACAGCTGGGTATCTCAGATAACATGTTATCTGGAAGAATTCCTGACAGTCTTGGAAGTTGCATAAAACTTGAAGTCCTGGCCTTGCAGGGAAATTTCTTTGATGGACTTGTTCCCTCTTCTCTAAGTTCATTGAGAGGACTTCGAGTATTGGATTTTTCTAGTAACAATTTGTCAGGGGAAATTCCAGAGTTTTTGCAGAGTTTTGACTTGTTGGAGTCGTTAAATTTGTCATACAATAACTTTGAAGGGCGTGTACCAGTAGAAGGAATTTTCAGAAATGCAAGTACAACATTAGTCATGGGAAATGATAAGCTTTGTGGGGGAATACCTGAATTTCATCTTGCTAAGTGCAATGCTAAATCTCCAAAGAAATTGACTCTTCTCCTAAAGATTGTAATCTCTACTATTTGTTCACTTTTAGGGTTATCATTTATTCTCATTTTTGCACTTACTTTTTggttaagaaagaaaaaggaagagcCTACTTCGGATCCTTATGGACACTTACTCTTGAATGTGTCTTTTCAAAGTCTTCTAAGGGCTACCGATGGATTCTCTTCAGCTAATCTTATCGGTAGGGGTAGCTTTGGGCATGTGTATAAAGGATTTCTTGATGAGGGAAATGTGACAATCGCTGTTAAGGTGCTCAATCTCCTTCACCATGGAGCTTCAACCAGTTTCATAGCCGAATGCGAGGCCCTGAGGAACATAAGACATCGGAATCTTGTTAAGGTACTTACTGCATGCTCTGGTATTGATTATCAGGGTAATGATTTTAAGGCTTTGGTTTATGAGTACATGGTGAATGGAAGCCTGGAGGAATGGTTGCATCCAATTCCTAGAACAGAAGAAGTTGAGCCCCCAAGAAGCTTAAATCTCCTTCAGAGGCTAAACATAGCCATTGATGTGGCTTCTGCACTGGATTATCTTCACAATCAATGCACAACACCAATTGTTCATTGTGATCTCAAGCCGAGCAATGTTCTTCTTGACAGTGAAATGAATGGACATGTTAGTGACTTTGGCTTAGCAAAAATCCTTTCAGAAAGCACCAACAGTTTTCCTGTCAGTCAATCAAGTTCAATTGGAGTACGAGGAACTGTTGGTTTTGCTCCTCCAG GGAAAAGGCCTACAGATGACATGTTCAAAGAGGATTTGAACCTTCACAACTTCGCTGAGATAGCATTTCGTGACCAACTGGCTGAGGTTGCAGATCCTATTCTTCTTCAGGAAACTGCTGTAAGGGAAACGAGGTTGAACAGCAGAAAATGCCAAAGACTTGAGGAATGCTTGTTTTCAATGCTTAGAATTGGGGTTGCTTGCTCGACAGAGATGCCACAAGAAAGAATGAAAATCAATGATGTGGTAACTGGGCTGCATGCCATCAGAGACAAACTTGTTAGAATCAGAAGACATTGA